The Eubacteriaceae bacterium Marseille-Q4139 genome has a window encoding:
- a CDS encoding DUF5320 domain-containing protein produces MIAGKKKIPNYCVPYCALAERALFSCCGSPAENWVMETCCSVLIFFGRYGRIRAKEANYYIEWSENMTEEAKIILDELETMKRDIREMYLTIENETNRKIKMIAEGHLDLSRKPDDASGTENEKEMLLLKVNRLESELEKLKARIEEIA; encoded by the coding sequence GTGATTGCAGGAAAGAAAAAGATCCCCAATTATTGTGTTCCGTATTGTGCTTTGGCAGAAAGAGCCCTATTCTCCTGCTGCGGCTCTCCGGCCGAAAATTGGGTCATGGAGACTTGCTGTTCCGTGTTGATATTCTTTGGACGGTACGGTAGAATAAGAGCGAAGGAAGCAAATTATTACATAGAATGGAGTGAGAACATGACGGAAGAAGCAAAAATAATTCTGGACGAGCTAGAGACAATGAAAAGAGATATCCGTGAAATGTATTTGACCATAGAAAATGAGACGAACAGAAAGATAAAGATGATAGCAGAGGGACATTTGGATTTAAGCAGGAAACCGGATGATGCATCAGGAACAGAAAATGAAAAGGAAATGCTTTTATTGAAAGTAAACCGTCTGGAGAGTGAACTTGAAAAGCTGAAAGCCAGAATTGAAGAAATAGCATAG
- a CDS encoding N-acetylmuramoyl-L-alanine amidase, whose protein sequence is MRKRDGTPAKVLLAVSLACLLAVLGGCSAGKYEAVSLEALESGLESTSVNGEAEAPGEEAGSESGETMRVLTMDENGNLKFADGASDAETSADGEASADGESEAVAGVTFTKTEDVVALTAEVVNVREEPREDARILVQLKAGSTLNRTGISDEWCQVLYNGRTAYVAAAFTEVYEEPETSDTGSEEAEPAAASGAAAQAESGGSEGMSADGGGVPEGNADGTSGNPAAGEAEAAGNPAGGDGQTGLDGRPAETRAPEVPFNGHTIAIDAGHQAKANAEKEPIGPGSETMKAKMPAGATGTESGVKECELTLAVAKKLEQALENKGYHVVMIRESNDVNLSSAERSQIANQSEAEILVRLHANSMENSGVSGTLAMCMTDQNPYNAGLHGQSYTLSKLIVDQICGQTGSRNRGVQEVDNLSDINWSEIPVSVVEMGFLSCPEEDRLLQDEAYQDKIAAGISAAIDSYFAG, encoded by the coding sequence ATGAGAAAACGTGACGGAACCCCCGCAAAGGTTCTTCTGGCGGTGTCTCTTGCCTGTCTTTTGGCTGTCCTCGGCGGATGCAGCGCCGGAAAATATGAAGCTGTGAGCCTGGAGGCGCTGGAATCCGGATTGGAGAGTACCAGTGTTAACGGAGAAGCGGAGGCGCCGGGGGAAGAGGCCGGAAGTGAGAGCGGGGAGACCATGCGCGTCCTGACGATGGATGAAAACGGGAACCTTAAGTTTGCCGACGGTGCCTCCGATGCGGAGACATCTGCGGACGGGGAGGCTTCCGCAGATGGAGAGAGTGAAGCGGTGGCCGGTGTCACGTTTACGAAGACGGAGGACGTGGTGGCGCTGACGGCTGAGGTCGTCAATGTGCGCGAGGAACCGCGGGAGGACGCCAGGATCCTGGTTCAGTTAAAGGCTGGGAGCACGCTCAACCGTACCGGCATTTCCGACGAATGGTGCCAGGTTCTCTATAACGGCAGAACAGCCTATGTGGCGGCTGCTTTCACGGAGGTCTATGAGGAGCCGGAGACGTCGGATACGGGCAGTGAAGAGGCAGAGCCGGCAGCGGCTTCCGGCGCGGCCGCCCAGGCAGAGTCCGGCGGCAGTGAGGGCATGTCGGCTGACGGAGGTGGAGTGCCGGAGGGGAATGCAGATGGAACGTCTGGGAATCCGGCGGCCGGGGAAGCCGAAGCGGCCGGAAACCCGGCAGGCGGCGATGGACAGACCGGCTTAGACGGCCGGCCGGCCGAGACGAGAGCGCCGGAAGTCCCCTTTAACGGACATACTATCGCCATCGACGCAGGCCACCAGGCCAAGGCCAATGCAGAGAAGGAGCCCATCGGCCCCGGCTCCGAGACCATGAAGGCCAAGATGCCGGCAGGCGCCACAGGCACAGAGAGCGGCGTCAAAGAATGCGAACTGACGCTTGCGGTGGCAAAAAAGCTGGAGCAGGCGTTAGAAAATAAAGGCTACCATGTGGTGATGATCCGGGAAAGCAACGACGTAAACTTAAGCAGCGCCGAGCGTTCCCAGATTGCGAACCAGAGCGAAGCGGAGATTTTGGTGAGGCTCCATGCCAATTCCATGGAAAATTCCGGGGTCAGCGGGACGCTTGCCATGTGCATGACCGACCAGAACCCCTATAACGCCGGTCTGCACGGACAGAGCTACACGCTGTCCAAGCTGATTGTGGATCAGATCTGCGGCCAGACCGGTTCCAGGAACCGCGGCGTCCAGGAGGTAGACAATTTAAGCGACATCAACTGGAGCGAGATCCCGGTTTCTGTCGTGGAAATGGGATTTTTAAGCTGCCCGGAGGAGGACAGGCTTCTCCAGGATGAGGCGTATCAGGATAAAATTGCCGCAGGGATCAGCGCGGCCATTGACTCCTACTTTGCAGGATAA
- the nifS gene encoding cysteine desulfurase NifS yields MKKVIYLDNAATTKVRPEVVEAMLPFYTENYGNPSSVYSFSTPCKEAMAHSREVIANALGANANEIYFTNGGTESDNWALTAAAEAYASKGKHIITTQIEHHAVLHTGQYLEKRGFEVTYLPVDEYGLVDPEELKKAIRPDTILISVMFANNEIGTIEPIKEIGAIAKEHGILFHTDAVQAFGHERIDVDECNIDMLSASAHKLNGPKGVGILYIRKGVKIRSFIHGGAQERKRRAGTENVPGIVGMGKAVEIAMEHMEENRKKETELRDYLIRRVMEEVPYTRLNGHPARRLSNNANFAFQFIEGESLLIMLDMDGICGSSGSACTSGSLDPSHVLLAIGLPHEIAHGSLRLTLSEETTKEDIDYTVESVKRIVERLRSMSPLYEDFVKSREKQDTKG; encoded by the coding sequence ATGAAGAAAGTAATTTATCTTGACAACGCGGCCACGACGAAGGTGCGTCCCGAGGTCGTGGAGGCGATGCTCCCGTTTTATACGGAGAATTACGGAAATCCATCTTCGGTGTATTCTTTTTCCACACCGTGCAAAGAGGCAATGGCCCACAGCAGAGAAGTAATCGCAAATGCTCTTGGAGCAAACGCCAATGAAATTTATTTTACGAACGGCGGCACCGAGTCCGACAACTGGGCGCTTACGGCCGCGGCCGAGGCGTATGCTTCCAAGGGAAAACACATCATTACGACACAGATTGAACATCACGCGGTTCTGCACACAGGCCAGTATCTCGAAAAGAGAGGATTTGAGGTCACGTATCTTCCGGTGGATGAGTACGGCCTTGTGGATCCGGAGGAGCTTAAAAAAGCCATCCGTCCCGATACGATCCTGATCTCCGTGATGTTTGCAAATAATGAGATCGGCACCATCGAGCCGATTAAGGAAATCGGTGCAATCGCAAAAGAACATGGAATCCTGTTCCACACCGACGCCGTCCAGGCCTTCGGACATGAGCGCATTGATGTGGACGAGTGCAATATTGATATGTTAAGCGCCAGCGCCCATAAGTTAAACGGCCCCAAGGGCGTCGGCATCCTCTATATCCGGAAGGGCGTAAAAATCCGCTCCTTTATCCACGGCGGTGCCCAGGAAAGAAAGCGCCGCGCCGGCACGGAGAATGTGCCCGGGATCGTCGGCATGGGAAAGGCCGTGGAAATTGCCATGGAACACATGGAGGAGAACCGGAAGAAAGAGACGGAGTTAAGGGATTACCTGATCCGCCGCGTGATGGAGGAAGTGCCCTACACGAGGCTTAACGGCCACCCGGCCAGACGTCTCTCCAACAATGCAAACTTTGCGTTCCAGTTTATCGAGGGAGAGTCCCTGCTTATCATGCTGGATATGGACGGGATCTGCGGTTCCAGCGGTTCCGCATGTACGTCCGGCTCCCTGGATCCGTCCCATGTGCTGCTTGCCATCGGGCTGCCCCATGAAATTGCCCATGGTTCCCTGCGCCTGACCTTAAGCGAGGAGACGACGAAGGAGGACATTGACTACACGGTGGAAAGCGTCAAGCGGATCGTGGAGCGCCTCCGTTCCATGTCCCCGCTCTATGAGGACTTCGTAAAGAGCAGGGAAAAACAGGACACGAAAGGCTAA
- a CDS encoding N-acetylmuramoyl-L-alanine amidase, giving the protein MGKEEEERQLRRELRRIERKKQERFRQLLLVGMFGIAALIAAAAVLVFLKGIFWKEPVDPHEVPVPEWVTENLLTPNPYSRPEKPLENVRGIVVHYVANPCSTARENRNYFESLKDQTGENATSVSSHFVIGLEGEVVQCVPLYEVAYASNNRNSDTISIECCHPDETGKFYDSTYKSLVDLTAYLCTAFELEPESVIRHYDVTGKICPKYFVDHPDEWEKFHEDVGTAMKEKSFEKREVKGAGK; this is encoded by the coding sequence ATGGGGAAGGAAGAAGAGGAGCGCCAGCTTCGCAGGGAATTAAGGCGGATTGAGAGGAAAAAGCAGGAGCGGTTCCGGCAGCTTCTGCTGGTTGGGATGTTCGGCATTGCGGCGCTGATCGCGGCGGCGGCCGTCCTTGTGTTTTTAAAAGGAATTTTCTGGAAGGAGCCTGTGGATCCCCATGAGGTGCCGGTGCCGGAATGGGTGACGGAAAATCTTCTGACGCCGAATCCTTATTCCCGGCCGGAAAAGCCCCTGGAGAATGTCCGCGGGATTGTGGTTCACTACGTGGCGAACCCATGCAGTACGGCGAGGGAGAACAGGAACTATTTTGAGAGCTTGAAGGATCAGACGGGAGAAAATGCCACTTCGGTCAGCAGTCATTTTGTCATCGGCCTGGAAGGCGAGGTGGTTCAGTGCGTGCCGTTATATGAGGTGGCTTACGCCTCCAATAACCGAAACAGCGACACGATTTCCATCGAGTGCTGCCACCCGGATGAGACGGGGAAATTTTATGACAGTACATACAAGAGCCTGGTGGATCTGACGGCCTATCTCTGCACGGCGTTTGAGCTGGAGCCGGAGTCGGTGATCCGCCATTATGACGTGACAGGGAAAATCTGCCCCAAGTATTTCGTGGATCACCCGGATGAATGGGAAAAGTTCCATGAGGACGTGGGAACGGCCATGAAGGAGAAGTCCTTTGAAAAGAGGGAAGTGAAAGGGGCAGGAAAATAG
- the nifU gene encoding Fe-S cluster assembly scaffold protein NifU, protein MYSEKVMDHFQNPRNVGEIEDASGVGTVGNAKCGDIMRIYLDIDDETHIIRDCKFKTFGCGAAVATSSMATELVKGKTIEEAMQVTNKAVMEALDGLPPVKVHCSLLAEEAIHAALWDYAEKHGIQIEGLEKPKSDISEHDEDEEY, encoded by the coding sequence ATGTATTCAGAAAAAGTAATGGACCACTTTCAGAACCCGAGAAACGTGGGTGAAATAGAGGACGCCAGCGGCGTCGGAACCGTCGGAAATGCAAAATGCGGGGACATCATGCGGATTTATCTCGATATCGACGATGAGACCCATATCATCCGTGACTGCAAATTCAAGACCTTTGGCTGCGGCGCGGCTGTGGCCACCAGCAGCATGGCGACGGAGCTTGTAAAGGGAAAGACCATCGAGGAGGCCATGCAGGTGACGAACAAGGCCGTCATGGAGGCCTTAGACGGGCTTCCGCCGGTGAAGGTACACTGCTCCCTGCTTGCGGAGGAGGCGATCCACGCGGCACTCTGGGATTATGCCGAAAAGCACGGTATCCAGATCGAAGGCCTCGAGAAACCGAAATCCGACATCAGCGAGCACGATGAGGACGAGGAATATTAA
- the mnmA gene encoding tRNA 2-thiouridine(34) synthase MnmA yields MKKKVVVGMSGGVDSSVAACLLKEQGYDVIGVTMQIWQEENPEDMEENGGCCGLSAVEDARKVAWKLKIPYYVMNFRREFKENVMDYFVNEYLHGRTPNPCIACNRYVKWDALLTRSLELGADYIATGHYARIERLENGRYTIRNSVTAAKDQTYALYNLTQEQLSHTLMPVGDYTKDEIRAIAAENGLDVAGKKDSMEICFIPDNDYAGFIEKNEENVPGAGNFVDRDGNVLGHHKGITHYTVGQRKGLNLAMGHPVFVTEIRPETNEVVIGDADEVFSDRLTCQNLNWMSIEGLGGREMEVTAKIRYSHKGAPCIIRELENGIVECRFETPQRAITPGQAVVFYEKDYIVGGGTIR; encoded by the coding sequence ATGAAGAAAAAAGTAGTGGTAGGCATGTCAGGCGGCGTCGATTCTTCGGTCGCCGCCTGCCTGCTTAAGGAACAGGGATACGATGTCATTGGCGTCACCATGCAGATCTGGCAGGAGGAGAACCCGGAAGACATGGAAGAAAACGGCGGATGCTGCGGCTTAAGCGCCGTGGAGGACGCGAGAAAAGTGGCGTGGAAATTGAAAATCCCCTATTACGTGATGAATTTCCGGAGGGAATTCAAGGAAAACGTCATGGACTATTTTGTGAACGAGTATCTCCATGGCCGGACGCCGAACCCCTGCATTGCATGCAACCGGTACGTGAAATGGGACGCCCTCCTTACCAGGAGCCTGGAGCTTGGGGCGGACTACATCGCCACGGGCCATTATGCCCGCATCGAGCGGCTGGAAAACGGCAGGTACACGATCCGCAATTCGGTGACGGCGGCGAAGGATCAGACGTACGCCCTCTATAACCTGACCCAGGAGCAGCTCTCCCACACGCTGATGCCGGTGGGAGATTACACGAAGGACGAAATCCGCGCCATTGCGGCTGAAAATGGCCTGGACGTGGCCGGGAAAAAGGACAGTATGGAAATCTGCTTCATCCCGGACAACGACTATGCGGGATTTATTGAAAAAAATGAGGAAAATGTCCCCGGCGCCGGGAATTTTGTGGATCGGGACGGGAATGTTCTGGGCCACCATAAAGGGATCACCCATTACACGGTGGGACAGAGGAAGGGGCTAAACCTTGCCATGGGACATCCTGTATTTGTGACGGAGATCCGGCCGGAGACCAACGAGGTTGTGATCGGGGATGCCGATGAGGTATTTTCCGACAGGCTGACCTGCCAAAACCTAAACTGGATGTCCATCGAGGGCCTTGGCGGCCGGGAGATGGAAGTGACGGCAAAGATCCGGTACAGCCATAAGGGCGCGCCATGTATCATAAGAGAGCTGGAAAACGGAATCGTGGAATGCCGGTTCGAGACGCCCCAGAGGGCCATCACGCCGGGACAGGCTGTCGTTTTCTATGAAAAGGATTATATTGTGGGAGGTGGCACGATCCGATGA
- a CDS encoding oligosaccharide flippase family protein, with the protein MTDFFKKHTLIAGAVLLTAAGFLSRILGFFYKIFLSRAIGAEGLGIYQMMFPVYGICLSLCAGSLQTAISRFTAACPSRAKKTLFTGFAISFSMAIFLAALIWRFSGFLAVHVLMEPRCAPLLPAFALAIPCSALHSCICGYYYGKEKVQIPAFSQLAEQGIRMFAVFLLADICREKGIEITVSLAAAGLLIGEAGSALFTLLTFLLLEKDGDTRPDPHAPSMASIAIPLMALALPLMANRLVMNLLRSAESILIPNRLAAFGLSQSQAVSTLGVLNGMAMSFIMFPSAIVNSLAVVLLPSVARAQAGGDSREITRRIAMSFRYSLYMGILCVGIFTIFGDSLGVQVFKNEEAGSFITILAWLCPFLYLSTTMGSILNGLGKTTTTFLHHLAALLFRLCFIVIGIPKIGILAYLWGMLASELLLALLHILALREAVGFSANAWEVIVKPVFCLAVALGIYRIFPDSFLFASGLPEFFGTCLRILIVCTCYGLMLLFFHRPAGSES; encoded by the coding sequence ATGACTGATTTTTTTAAGAAGCATACCCTGATCGCCGGCGCAGTCCTTCTTACCGCCGCAGGCTTTCTCTCCAGGATCCTCGGATTTTTCTATAAAATTTTCCTCTCCCGCGCCATCGGCGCCGAGGGGCTCGGGATTTATCAGATGATGTTTCCCGTTTACGGGATCTGCCTCTCTCTATGCGCCGGTTCCCTCCAGACGGCCATCTCCCGCTTCACGGCCGCATGTCCTTCCAGGGCCAAAAAGACGCTTTTCACCGGCTTTGCCATCTCTTTCTCCATGGCGATTTTCCTGGCGGCACTGATCTGGCGTTTTTCCGGCTTCCTCGCCGTCCATGTGCTCATGGAACCGCGCTGCGCTCCTTTGCTTCCTGCTTTTGCACTGGCAATCCCCTGTTCTGCCCTCCACTCCTGTATCTGCGGATATTATTATGGAAAAGAAAAAGTGCAGATCCCGGCCTTCTCCCAGTTAGCCGAGCAGGGAATCCGGATGTTTGCCGTCTTCCTTCTCGCTGACATCTGCCGGGAAAAGGGCATCGAAATCACCGTCTCCCTGGCGGCCGCCGGCCTTCTTATCGGCGAAGCCGGTTCTGCCCTGTTCACGCTCCTGACCTTTCTTTTACTGGAAAAGGATGGCGATACCCGGCCGGATCCCCACGCCCCCTCCATGGCTTCCATCGCCATTCCTCTCATGGCGCTGGCCCTGCCGCTCATGGCAAACCGGCTCGTCATGAATCTTTTAAGGAGCGCCGAATCCATCCTGATCCCCAACCGGCTGGCTGCCTTCGGCTTAAGCCAGTCCCAGGCGGTCAGCACGCTCGGCGTCCTAAACGGCATGGCCATGTCCTTTATCATGTTTCCCTCGGCCATCGTCAATTCCCTGGCCGTCGTCCTGCTTCCTTCTGTTGCCAGGGCACAGGCAGGCGGCGACAGCCGCGAAATCACCAGGCGCATCGCCATGTCCTTCCGGTACAGCCTCTACATGGGCATCCTCTGCGTCGGCATTTTCACCATCTTCGGGGACAGCCTCGGCGTCCAGGTCTTTAAAAATGAGGAAGCAGGAAGCTTCATCACAATCCTTGCCTGGCTCTGTCCGTTCCTCTACCTTTCCACCACCATGGGAAGCATCTTAAACGGCCTCGGGAAGACAACCACAACCTTCCTTCATCATCTGGCCGCCCTGCTTTTCAGGCTCTGCTTCATCGTAATCGGAATCCCGAAAATCGGCATCCTGGCATACCTGTGGGGGATGCTGGCAAGTGAGCTCCTTCTGGCGCTCTTACATATCCTGGCCTTAAGAGAAGCCGTCGGCTTTTCCGCCAACGCCTGGGAAGTCATCGTGAAGCCTGTGTTCTGCCTGGCCGTGGCTCTAGGGATTTACCGCATTTTTCCTGATTCGTTTCTCTTTGCCTCCGGCCTTCCCGAATTTTTCGGCACCTGCCTCCGCATCCTGATTGTCTGTACCTGCTACGGGCTCATGCTGCTTTTCTTTCACCGTCCTGCCGGAAGCGAATCCTGA
- a CDS encoding MATE family efflux transporter, which yields MENTQNLTEGNILGSLVRFAVPVLLSLFLQALYGGVDLLVVGQFASTADVSGVATGSMLLQTMTMIVTGLAMGITVVVGERIGRREPVQAGRAIGSGICLFGVCAVFLTAVMAGGAETLSVLMHAPEEALSQTAAYVRICGAGSVFIVAYNVLGAVFRGIGDSKTPLFTVAVACVINIAGDLLLVAGFHMGAAGAALATVAAQAISVLLSFGLIRKKTLPFVFSREFIRFDRRYVVLELKVGIPVALQEFLVGISFLVIQMIVNSFGVVFSAGVGVGEKVCSFIMLVPSAYMQSMSAFVAQNMGARNPGRAKRALGCGIATSLAAGVVMGYLSFFHGDMLASIFSKDSAVIEAAHSYLKAYAIDCLLTPFLFCFTGYYNGREKTMFVMAQGIIGAFLVRIPVVYLISRIPGASLFQIGLGTPASSLVQITLCFIMFFLLEKREKTC from the coding sequence ATGGAAAACACACAGAATCTTACGGAAGGAAACATTTTAGGCTCCCTCGTCCGCTTTGCCGTCCCGGTGCTTTTGAGCCTGTTCTTGCAGGCGCTGTACGGCGGCGTGGATCTTCTCGTGGTGGGGCAGTTTGCCAGCACGGCCGATGTGTCCGGAGTGGCGACAGGGAGCATGCTGCTCCAGACCATGACGATGATCGTCACAGGACTCGCCATGGGAATCACCGTGGTAGTGGGAGAGCGGATCGGGAGACGTGAGCCGGTGCAGGCCGGCCGCGCCATCGGAAGTGGCATCTGCCTGTTCGGCGTTTGTGCCGTTTTTCTGACGGCAGTGATGGCCGGCGGAGCGGAAACCCTTTCCGTGCTCATGCATGCGCCCGAGGAGGCGCTTTCCCAGACGGCCGCTTATGTGCGGATCTGCGGCGCCGGTTCTGTTTTCATTGTCGCTTACAACGTGCTGGGAGCTGTTTTCCGCGGAATCGGCGACTCTAAAACGCCGCTTTTTACGGTGGCTGTGGCGTGTGTCATCAACATTGCAGGCGATCTTCTGCTGGTGGCCGGTTTCCACATGGGAGCCGCGGGCGCTGCTCTGGCGACGGTGGCGGCCCAGGCCATCAGTGTGCTCCTCTCCTTTGGACTCATCCGGAAAAAGACGCTGCCCTTTGTATTTTCCAGGGAATTCATCCGCTTTGACAGGCGGTATGTGGTTCTGGAACTGAAGGTCGGCATCCCGGTGGCGCTCCAGGAGTTTTTGGTGGGCATTTCCTTCCTGGTGATCCAGATGATCGTGAACTCCTTCGGCGTTGTCTTCTCGGCAGGCGTCGGCGTGGGCGAGAAGGTGTGCAGCTTTATCATGCTGGTGCCGTCGGCCTACATGCAGTCCATGTCAGCCTTTGTGGCTCAGAACATGGGCGCCAGGAATCCGGGGCGGGCGAAACGGGCTCTTGGCTGCGGGATTGCAACCTCCCTGGCCGCCGGTGTCGTCATGGGATATCTTTCATTCTTCCACGGAGACATGCTGGCGTCCATCTTCTCAAAGGATTCCGCAGTTATAGAAGCCGCCCACAGCTATTTAAAGGCCTATGCCATCGACTGTCTCCTGACGCCGTTTCTGTTCTGTTTTACCGGATATTATAACGGCCGGGAAAAGACCATGTTTGTCATGGCGCAGGGAATCATTGGGGCATTTCTCGTGCGAATCCCTGTGGTTTATCTGATCAGCAGGATCCCCGGTGCAAGCCTGTTCCAGATTGGCCTTGGGACACCGGCATCCTCCCTCGTCCAGATTACGCTCTGCTTTATCATGTTCTTCCTGTTAGAAAAGCGGGAAAAGACCTGTTAA
- a CDS encoding ATP-binding protein, protein MAKVILLCGKICCGKSSYAGRIRKENCAAVLSVDEIMLAVFGQDAGEKHDAYAASLKKYLFAKSVELAEAGISAIMDLGLWTREERREARDFYHSRNIVCEIHYLDISDAEWKKRIEKRNKEVSEKKISAYYVDAGLVKKVQELFEKPDKAEIDVWVKC, encoded by the coding sequence TTGGCAAAGGTGATATTGCTATGCGGGAAGATCTGCTGCGGTAAGAGTTCCTATGCCGGCCGCATCCGGAAAGAGAATTGCGCGGCAGTTCTGTCTGTTGATGAAATTATGCTTGCAGTCTTTGGACAGGATGCAGGTGAAAAGCATGATGCATACGCAGCGTCCCTGAAAAAATATCTTTTTGCAAAATCAGTGGAGCTGGCGGAAGCCGGAATCAGTGCAATAATGGATCTTGGGCTCTGGACGAGAGAGGAAAGAAGAGAGGCACGGGACTTTTATCATTCCCGGAACATTGTGTGCGAAATACATTATCTGGATATATCAGATGCAGAGTGGAAAAAGCGTATAGAAAAAAGAAACAAGGAAGTGTCTGAAAAGAAGATTTCAGCCTATTATGTGGATGCAGGACTTGTGAAAAAGGTTCAGGAACTGTTTGAGAAGCCAGATAAGGCGGAAATAGACGTATGGGTGAAATGCTGA